In Barnesiella propionica, the genomic window CCGGCATCGAAATAAGGAACGACCGACTCGAACAGAGAGCAGATATCCAGTCGATTGTTCGGCAACACACGCAGACTTACCTTTTCACGCTTTGAATCAGCAGGAATGTCTTGGCGGTTGAGAGTCTGGTAAAACTCCCGAAGAAAAGCCCTTGAAAATTTCAACGTGATAGAGCGATAGGGTTCCCCATCCTTTACGTGTTTCTGTAACCACATCCTGTTGTCACGTCGCATGAAAGCGCAATCCCCCGGATGCAAAACCGTTTTCTTTCCACGTTCCTCGATTTCCAATTCTCCGGAACACAGATAAATAAGCGTATGTTCCCGATTTTCATGGGCACATCCCCGGTCGTCAGTAAAATAACTCGCTATAAGCACATTCGAGCAATCGAATACATCAAGTTTTTCCATATTCTTAGCTTTTTATTTTTGCAAAAATAGCGCATTATTTTCAGTCGATGTTTGTTGTAAAGCTCATTTTAGCATCTAAGAATAATCTTTTATCCTTCGATTTTTGTACCTACATCACACCAAAATGAAGTATAACTATCTCCTCATATATCTATTTCTTACCGTTTTTACCACCCGTAAAGCATGAAGTAAACATCTGCGTCGATAGGCTTCTTCCTCCTCATCAGGACTTCGGCCATCCCAAGGCAAATCGGAAGTAGAGCCACCCCCACCGGAGGAAATTGGTACTGGTTGCCCTCCGATAAGTGCATCGGCAACGGCAAAAATCAGGTTGCGAACCGATGGTACAGCCAACTGTTCGAGCAACGTATTCAGTTCGGATTCCAATTCTTGATTGATGTCGGAAAGAGATTGGTTCTCTCTTTTCAGTTGATAAAACTCGCCATAATCCGCCAGCACATTGCGCTGGGATGCTTCGACTTGCCGTGCCGCATCATTTCTGTATAGGGATTCTATTTTGCGGACAATCTCGGTGAATCGTTTTGCAATATGCTGGTTCTGACGCTCCACCCACTTGTCAGTACCGAACAAAGGCACTTTCTCTGTAATTTGCGGTGGTGTGAAATCGACCTTGTGATTGCGGAACGGCTGGATAACTGAACGGATATTTGTCGCATCTCTGGTCAGCCTATCCAATTCCTGCTCCTTTACATGAAGTTTGCCAGCCTTGTCTTCAAGTTTGGACTGATATTCAGAAATCTGCTTCTGTATCTCGGCCTTCCAGGATTCATATTCCCTAAGAGCCATTTTGCCGGAAGCCAAAGACTTGTCAATTTCTTCCAGTTGAGATTGATACTTGAATATCTGCGATTCCAGTTTCCGTATCATGGTTTGGAGTCCCTTGACAGCCTTTTCAGCCTGTTTTGCCTCTTTGGTCAGTTTGCGGATATAATCGCGCTTATGCAAATGTTGCACATTACGCCCATCAATACTGTCCCCACGTTCAAGACCATATTTACTACCGACATCTTCATACAGGGAAGTGTGCATCTCTTTCAATATACGACCATATTCAAACCGGTCTTTCCCAAACTTTGCCGACCACATCACACACTCG contains:
- the mobV gene encoding MobV family relaxase, whose product is MNTDIKQAMHVEAVKSFGTTEANENERRWNEEKIDRKNQDPTNHYDKTRMKLNFEIGPDGKIHPLGYQEKPLEVRLQERLSALDWKPFKPDSKIQPNCCAKFVFGGNHDRTLEMAFGDQTANMEKDADNSHLYRCKEIEHWAKDIYDWCANRYGQENIVGFQVHLDESSPHIHALIVPVGIRPKSGRECVMWSAKFGKDRFEYGRILKEMHTSLYEDVGSKYGLERGDSIDGRNVQHLHKRDYIRKLTKEAKQAEKAVKGLQTMIRKLESQIFKYQSQLEEIDKSLASGKMALREYESWKAEIQKQISEYQSKLEDKAGKLHVKEQELDRLTRDATNIRSVIQPFRNHKVDFTPPQITEKVPLFGTDKWVERQNQHIAKRFTEIVRKIESLYRNDAARQVEASQRNVLADYGEFYQLKRENQSLSDINQELESELNTLLEQLAVPSVRNLIFAVADALIGGQPVPISSGGGGSTSDLPWDGRSPDEEEEAYRRRCLLHALRVVKTVRNRYMRR
- a CDS encoding AraC family transcriptional regulator, which produces MEKLDVFDCSNVLIASYFTDDRGCAHENREHTLIYLCSGELEIEERGKKTVLHPGDCAFMRRDNRMWLQKHVKDGEPYRSITLKFSRAFLREFYQTLNRQDIPADSKREKVSLRVLPNNRLDICSLFESVVPYFDAGEKPSEDILKLKMIEGVYVLLNTDRNLYASLFDFVEPWKIDILDYLNENYMCDLSMEEIASYTGRSLATFKRDFAKVSDLTPQKWIIKRRLEAAHDLIKSGKKKVTEACFDVGFKNLSHFSKIYKEAYGAAPSW